A segment of the Candidatus Cetobacterium colombiensis genome:
ATCTCTCCTGATATTGAGTAAGCATCTCCTGATATATTATTAAAATATTTCATTGGATTCGCAATAATTTCTTCATACTTATCTCTATCTAAAAACGAATCGTAACCACCATTAAAAGAAAAATTATTTACTAAAGCTTGAGTCCCCTTAGAATGAGCGTATTCAACTCTCATAAAAGTATTGTCTGTTTTTCTTAAAGTTACATCCACTCCTTGTAATTCATAATCTTGTAATTCATCTCCTCTTGCTTCTGATACTAATGTTCCTCCAATGGCAACATTGTCTGTTATCCACGATTTACCTCTTAATGCATAAGTTGTTTTAGCAAAATCTGTATCATTAGAATAAAATTCATAATCTACAACTAAATTTACATTATCTCCATAATATGGTTCATCTTTTATTATTCCACCATCTGTTGTTGCAATTATTGTAGGTAATGGGTTTTTTAAAATAATTCTACCTTGAAGTTCATTTACATCATAATCTCTTCCATCCTGTAACACTATCTCTCTTAAAATTCTTCCTGTTCGTCCATCTGTTACTTGAACTTTTACTTTAGCACTACCTGTAACTATATCTTGAAAACTTAAGAAATATACACTTCCACCAGTTCCTCTAAATTCATCTCTAGTGAATAATGTTTCTGGTTCGCTTATAAAAATATTTCCTTGAGTTCTTGTATCTCCAAATTTTGTAGAATCTTCGCTATTATATAACCCTTGAAGCCCATATAAACTTCTATCGTAATCAGCATAATAATTACCTGTAAAACCAGTATTAAAACTTCCCCATAATATGCTTGAATTTTGTTTTTCCAATTTTATATAAAATTTTCCTGCTGTATCTGTATCTCTGTAATATGTTGACTCATCTCCTAAATTAAATTCAATGTCATCCCTTTCTAATTTTTCAAAAAGATCTCGCGGTCTTCTTTTTGAAAATCCTTTAAATAAATATTTTGTTTCTTGTTCCCATGTGTCAGCTTGAGCCGTTAATCTATAATCATCCCAAACCTTTTTATAATAAAAGGCTAATCTACCTGAAGAGAAAACACTATCATCGTATTTATAATTATCTTGAAGTATTGCATCGCTTCCTGAAACATAATTTTTCCCAACAAATATATCTGCTATCCCCACTGCAAAATCATAAGATTTAGGTAAATTTATATACATTGGATATTCATAATTATTCCCATTTTCATCAGTCATTAAAACAGGTAAGTTTAAATCTCCTACCATATCTGTATAATATTCATATGCAAAATCTCCTTTGGAATCTAAATTAATTTGATTGTTGTTAATTGATAATTTTTGAACTCCTTGAAGATCTTTACCATAAACCCTTACTTTAGAACCCTTTAATAAAATATTTCTTATTACTGTATCATCAACACCATATATAGTATTGGCTAACTCTGGATTCTTAGTGGCATTAATTGCAGATGTAAATTCTATTGAATAAATATCTGTTTGATCAAAACGACCATTTTCATCATAAACTTTTAATGTATAAAAATATTTATCTCCTTCTTGAACACTATTTTTATCATGTATAAAAACTATTGGTTTATTTAAAAGAAGTTCACTTCCCTCTATTTTTCCAACTGGATTTAATTGTTGAATATCTTCTTGATCATAAATTAAAATTTCCCAATGTTTTATACTCTCTTGATAATTTGAATAAACATAAAATTCTATTTGATTTGATTTGATATCTTGTTTTTTATTAGACTTTATTGAAAGTTTTGGATCTGCTGGAATTGGATCTACTATAGAATAGATATATCCCCCATTATTTTTTAAAGTAATTCTTCCTGGTGTGACTAAACTTTGTTCTTCATAAGGTGCATCTAAATCAATTTTTTCTTCCACATTTGTCGAAATTTCCTTTAGTACAATTCGTTCCTCAGAAGATTTTTCTTCAGTATAAGTATTTCTTGCGACAATTAAAAATGCTGATAAAAATAAAAATTTTTTCAAATATTTTTTATTACCCATACCCTCACCCCT
Coding sequences within it:
- a CDS encoding TonB-dependent receptor; translation: MGNKKYLKKFLFLSAFLIVARNTYTEEKSSEERIVLKEISTNVEEKIDLDAPYEEQSLVTPGRITLKNNGGYIYSIVDPIPADPKLSIKSNKKQDIKSNQIEFYVYSNYQESIKHWEILIYDQEDIQQLNPVGKIEGSELLLNKPIVFIHDKNSVQEGDKYFYTLKVYDENGRFDQTDIYSIEFTSAINATKNPELANTIYGVDDTVIRNILLKGSKVRVYGKDLQGVQKLSINNNQINLDSKGDFAYEYYTDMVGDLNLPVLMTDENGNNYEYPMYINLPKSYDFAVGIADIFVGKNYVSGSDAILQDNYKYDDSVFSSGRLAFYYKKVWDDYRLTAQADTWEQETKYLFKGFSKRRPRDLFEKLERDDIEFNLGDESTYYRDTDTAGKFYIKLEKQNSSILWGSFNTGFTGNYYADYDRSLYGLQGLYNSEDSTKFGDTRTQGNIFISEPETLFTRDEFRGTGGSVYFLSFQDIVTGSAKVKVQVTDGRTGRILREIVLQDGRDYDVNELQGRIILKNPLPTIIATTDGGIIKDEPYYGDNVNLVVDYEFYSNDTDFAKTTYALRGKSWITDNVAIGGTLVSEARGDELQDYELQGVDVTLRKTDNTFMRVEYAHSKGTQALVNNFSFNGGYDSFLDRDKYEEIIANPMKYFNNISGDAYSISGEIAFKDFSDKFDNRDSGTFWYNRKDKGFSTAGFSNSSEHDDYGFTSKFQLSDRWDIGLGANKFKENDSDLYTGEPLSLEEDRVNATIGYQYTEKLKLSAELEYLKNKESGIENLDNPNEEALLAGIRADYEFQSNRTIYGMVQTAIWDDNYGANNIYTLGTDLRVTDKFRLNAEGSTGNKGNGVEVLGTYDFNPEHSLYMGYALDDNNDFGSNYGQEHTFTVGQKFLYDEKTSMYHENQFLKDNVGKGILQSYGVDYTYSEDMTVGALIQDGDLDTYDGNLSRTSVSVYSRYYKRDFMIRNKLEFGKDRGAGMSADRWATINRGKLILNDEYTLFGELNYLYRDAKEEKDDRSVEAGLGLGYRPIWNDRLNLIGKYEYVQNIGINNQFNATNDTKAHIISLEGIYELTQRLDIGGKYAFRTEELRAGRGEGDWFNSKLDLYAVRLNYEVIKSWYAFGEYHLLRDIEDDSYEHGAILGVYKEVQQNLKVGVGYNFTKFDDDLSDLDYNAKGWFINIIGKF